The following are from one region of the Nicotiana tomentosiformis chromosome 7, ASM39032v3, whole genome shotgun sequence genome:
- the LOC104109522 gene encoding F-box protein CPR1-like yields the protein MFVFGFGFDIKSKDYKVVKMTYSQSRGAFLLPPKVEIFSLSLGIWKQLDGFIPESYIVEYFYKQAVVHGKVHWTGYKIDVERKRMKNLILAFDLSDEIFVELQLPECLVIGLPMNLNTAEFGESLAIYHYDKCAWTWICSIWVMKEYGVVESWSKEYNIVLDWEPGMILGFRNNSEILLTRRTGQLVSYNLETHEKMNFDIIGTKNSFFMGTYEESLVLLNEGQLLLPNDFSSEADRDEC from the coding sequence ATGTTTGTGTTTGGCTTTGGCTTTGATATAAAAAGCAAAGATTACAAGGTTGTTAAGATGACCTATTCTCAAAGTCGAGGAGCATTTTTGCTGCCACCTAAAGTTGAAATTTTTTCACTTAGTCTGGGAATTTGGAAGCAACTTGATGGTTTTATTCCAGAGAGCTACATTGTGGAGTACTTTTATAAACAAGCTGTTGTTCATGGGAAAGTCCACTGGACTGGTTACAAAATCGATGTCGAAAGAAAAAGGATGAAGAATTTGATTCTGGCATTTGATTTAAGTGATGAGATTTTTGTGGAATTACAATTACCAGAATGCTTGGTTATTGGACTACCTATGAATCTGAATACAGCAGAGTTTGGGGAATCACTTGCTATATATCACTACGACAAGTGTGCTTGGACCTGGATTTGTTCAATTTGGGTAATGAAAGAGTATGGTGTTGTCGAGTCATGGAGCAAGGAATACAATATCGTTCTTGACTGGGAACCTGGAATGATTCTGGGCTTTAGGAACAACAGTGAAATACTTTTGACAAGAAGAACAGGACAGCTTGTGTCTTATAATCTCGAGACACATGAAAAGATGAATTTTGATATCATTGGCACTAAAAACTCATTTTTTATGGGAACTTACGAGGAAAGCCTTGTTTTGCTCAATGAAGGACAGCTACTGTTGCCAAATGATTTTTCATCTGAGGCCGACCGAGATGAATGCTAG